A genome region from Streptomyces antimycoticus includes the following:
- a CDS encoding cytochrome P450 family protein — MRQATDAQDPAGPSGDGVPVFQLMDPELVRDQYGFFARLREKSRVWWAELPDGSRWLVPTRYEDIRLAHLDPVLRQKPDPEDDPVSDEEGGIWRIYNEHPVVTDPPKHTRLRKLLSGAFTGRQTERMRPRVEATAAELLDRLAEEGADGSPVDLMENYAWQLPLVLICELLGVPEDRRQVFHDWSRNARDFTGGDTHEGREEIAYRIIDVIKELIAERRAHPTEDLLGQMVQARDADEGRLSEIELISTAFIVLLAGFETSVGLIGNGVHALLRNPGQRALVENDPSLMPGAVEEFLRFDPSLFLTNVRISGAPTTVAGVTIRKGQPVLLSLGAANRDPEQFPDADRLDVTRHAGGHLTFGYGIHHCLGAPLARMEGAIAIGRLLERFPRLRLAGDGDVPFIPNPISRTPLKLSVLLV, encoded by the coding sequence ATGCGACAAGCGACCGACGCGCAGGACCCGGCGGGCCCGTCCGGTGACGGCGTCCCCGTCTTCCAGCTGATGGACCCCGAGCTGGTGCGCGACCAGTACGGCTTCTTCGCCCGGCTGCGGGAGAAGTCGCGCGTGTGGTGGGCGGAGCTGCCGGACGGTTCCCGGTGGCTGGTGCCCACCCGCTACGAGGACATCCGGCTGGCCCACCTGGACCCGGTGCTGCGGCAGAAGCCGGACCCGGAGGACGACCCGGTCTCCGACGAGGAGGGCGGCATCTGGCGGATCTACAACGAGCACCCGGTGGTGACCGACCCGCCCAAGCACACGCGGCTGCGCAAGCTGCTCAGCGGTGCGTTCACCGGGCGGCAGACCGAGCGGATGCGGCCGCGGGTCGAAGCGACCGCCGCCGAGCTGCTGGACCGTCTGGCCGAGGAGGGCGCGGACGGCAGCCCCGTGGATCTGATGGAGAATTACGCCTGGCAACTGCCGCTGGTCCTGATCTGCGAACTGCTGGGCGTCCCCGAGGACCGTCGCCAGGTGTTCCACGACTGGTCGCGGAACGCGCGCGACTTCACCGGCGGTGACACCCACGAGGGCCGGGAGGAGATCGCCTACCGGATCATCGACGTCATCAAGGAGCTCATCGCCGAGCGGCGTGCCCACCCCACCGAGGACCTGCTGGGCCAGATGGTGCAGGCCCGGGACGCCGACGAGGGCAGGCTCAGCGAGATCGAGCTGATCTCGACCGCGTTCATCGTGCTGCTCGCCGGGTTCGAGACCAGCGTGGGCCTCATCGGCAACGGCGTGCACGCGTTGCTGCGCAATCCCGGGCAACGGGCGCTGGTGGAGAACGACCCGTCGCTGATGCCGGGCGCGGTCGAGGAGTTCCTGCGGTTCGACCCGTCGCTGTTCCTCACCAACGTCCGGATCTCCGGCGCCCCGACCACTGTCGCCGGGGTCACCATCCGCAAGGGCCAGCCGGTCCTGCTGTCCCTGGGCGCCGCGAACCGGGACCCCGAGCAGTTCCCGGACGCCGACCGGCTGGACGTCACCCGCCATGCGGGCGGCCATCTGACGTTCGGCTACGGCATCCACCACTGCCTGGGCGCCCCGCTCGCCCGGATGGAGGGGGCGATCGCCATCGGGCGGCTGCTGGAGCGCTTCCCGCGGCTGCGGCTGGCCGGTGACGGGGATGTGCCGTTCATCCCCAATCCCATCTCCCGCACCCCGCTGAAGCTGTCCGTGCTGCTCGTCTGA
- a CDS encoding TetR/AcrR family transcriptional regulator C-terminal domain-containing protein, producing MNPRERRAARHQPPNPDPDAGAAPRPRRRKAPITVEQVIDTALDVVATEGYEALTMRRLAGALDTGPASLYAHVVNKADLDELLIGRLCAELVLPEPDPAAWRDQVRGVCAQMRDQYLKYPGISRAALAMAPTDLEIVRVSEGMLAILLVGGVAPQAAAWAIDALFLYVAGYCLEMSIARRRSTQDDAAWVLDRDELLRRFTALPAETFPHTTRHAAELTAGEGHDRFDFTLDLMVDGLARR from the coding sequence GTGAACCCGAGAGAGCGACGCGCGGCGCGCCACCAGCCGCCGAACCCTGACCCCGACGCCGGAGCCGCCCCCAGGCCGCGGCGCCGCAAGGCCCCGATCACCGTGGAGCAGGTCATCGACACCGCGCTGGATGTCGTCGCCACCGAGGGCTACGAGGCACTGACCATGCGCCGGCTGGCCGGCGCGCTCGACACCGGACCCGCCTCGCTCTACGCCCACGTGGTCAACAAGGCCGATCTCGACGAGCTGCTCATCGGGCGGCTGTGCGCCGAGCTCGTACTGCCCGAGCCCGACCCCGCGGCTTGGCGGGATCAGGTCCGCGGCGTGTGTGCGCAGATGCGCGACCAGTACCTGAAGTACCCCGGAATCTCCCGCGCCGCGCTCGCCATGGCCCCCACCGACCTCGAGATCGTGCGGGTCAGTGAGGGAATGCTGGCGATCCTGCTCGTCGGCGGCGTCGCCCCGCAGGCCGCCGCCTGGGCCATCGACGCCCTCTTCCTGTACGTGGCCGGCTACTGCCTGGAGATGTCGATCGCGCGCCGGCGATCGACGCAGGACGACGCTGCGTGGGTCCTCGACCGCGATGAACTGCTGCGCCGGTTCACCGCGCTGCCTGCCGAGACCTTCCCCCACACCACCCGCCATGCCGCCGAGCTCACCGCGGGCGAGGGGCACGACCGGTTCGACTTCACGCTCGACCTGATGGTCGACGGCCTGGCGCGCCGCTAG
- a CDS encoding M15 family metallopeptidase, with amino-acid sequence MTEIVLMSDPKVAAVPVQECGERLVDVRRDSRLLVDERKWQDSAGAFAHLREGVLHRLHKAQAQLAPGMRLLFVEGYRPPSLQRRYFDEYAAQLRASHPEWPAEQVHSAASRYVSPPEIAPHSAGAAVDLTLADADGRELDMGTRMNATPEESAGACYTQADDISREARSHRDILGTALTAAGLVNYPTEWWHWSYGDRYWALQTGAAVARYGPMVLD; translated from the coding sequence ATGACTGAGATCGTCCTGATGTCCGACCCGAAGGTCGCGGCCGTACCTGTTCAGGAGTGCGGTGAACGACTCGTGGATGTGCGGCGGGACAGCCGCCTGTTGGTCGACGAGCGGAAGTGGCAGGACTCCGCCGGCGCTTTCGCACACCTGCGGGAAGGAGTGCTCCACCGACTCCACAAAGCTCAGGCACAGCTGGCTCCAGGGATGCGGCTGCTGTTCGTCGAGGGATACCGCCCGCCATCCCTTCAACGTCGCTACTTCGACGAATACGCAGCCCAACTGCGTGCCTCCCATCCGGAATGGCCCGCTGAGCAGGTCCACTCGGCAGCCAGCCGCTACGTGTCGCCACCGGAGATCGCACCGCACAGCGCCGGGGCAGCTGTTGACCTGACGCTCGCTGACGCGGACGGGCGTGAGCTCGACATGGGCACCCGCATGAACGCGACTCCTGAGGAGAGTGCGGGCGCCTGTTACACGCAGGCAGACGACATCAGCCGCGAGGCTCGCTCCCATCGGGACATCTTGGGCACCGCGCTCACCGCTGCCGGCCTGGTCAACTACCCAACGGAGTGGTGGCACTGGTCATATGGAGACCGCTACTGGGCCCTGCAAACTGGAGCGGCAGTCGCCCGCTACGGGCCCATGGTCCTGGACTGA
- a CDS encoding winged helix-turn-helix domain-containing protein, whose product MTKARFDELIHPSTRLSLVATLAAADWAEFAFLKDRLAMSDSALSKQLATLEEAGYVATERRLSGSRRKVRARLTPTGRDAFNGHVAALREIVADAANPADGPAARS is encoded by the coding sequence ATGACGAAGGCGCGCTTCGACGAGCTGATCCATCCCAGCACCCGCCTGTCGCTGGTGGCGACGCTGGCAGCCGCCGACTGGGCGGAGTTCGCCTTCCTCAAGGACCGGCTGGCGATGTCCGACTCCGCACTGTCCAAGCAGCTCGCGACACTCGAAGAGGCCGGGTATGTCGCCACGGAACGCCGCCTCAGCGGCAGCCGCCGTAAGGTACGCGCTCGGCTGACCCCCACCGGCCGGGACGCCTTCAACGGCCATGTCGCCGCCCTGCGGGAAATCGTCGCCGACGCCGCGAACCCGGCCGACGGACCGGCGGCTCGCTCATGA
- a CDS encoding cytochrome P450 translates to MSQITDPLLITAPPDLSDPRRYTEDGIEEVWRRLRATHPVFLTRRPHADDYWSVLGHDPAARVLKDAAAFSSTGGMRLDADPVSNAAAAGKMLIVTDPPRHGGIRRVINSAFTPRMVGRLNDTIRQTAAEVIEAALDQGDIDFAQVAARLPVSVISDMLGVPRADWDLMLKLTMIAFGADENAGTDPQRIAEAHTELLVYYDNLLSRRRRDPQEDIVSALAHGTVDGAPLTDEEVLLNCNGLISGGNETTRHATIGGLLAFLRAPDQWARLRAEPELLPSAVQEILRFTSPALHVLRTARREVDLGGHRIRPGDQVAVWLPAANRDEAVFADPDRFDIARGPNRHLTFATGTHFCLGSALATSELTIFFEEFLARVGQVAPRGAPRRMRSNLIWGFTSLPVTLTRRATPSR, encoded by the coding sequence ATGTCCCAGATCACCGACCCCCTGCTCATCACCGCACCACCCGACCTGTCCGACCCCCGCCGCTACACCGAGGACGGCATCGAGGAGGTCTGGCGGCGGCTGCGCGCCACCCACCCCGTCTTCCTCACCCGGCGCCCCCACGCCGACGACTACTGGTCCGTCCTCGGCCACGATCCGGCGGCCCGGGTACTCAAGGACGCCGCCGCCTTCTCGTCCACCGGCGGCATGCGCCTGGACGCCGACCCGGTGTCCAACGCGGCAGCGGCCGGGAAGATGCTCATCGTCACCGACCCGCCCCGGCACGGCGGCATCCGCCGCGTCATCAACTCCGCGTTCACCCCGCGCATGGTGGGACGGCTCAACGACACCATCCGGCAGACCGCGGCCGAGGTCATCGAGGCCGCGCTGGACCAGGGCGACATCGACTTCGCGCAGGTCGCCGCGCGCCTCCCGGTCTCGGTCATCTCCGACATGCTCGGCGTGCCGCGAGCCGACTGGGACCTCATGCTCAAGCTCACCATGATCGCCTTCGGGGCGGACGAGAACGCCGGCACCGACCCCCAGCGGATCGCCGAGGCGCACACCGAACTCCTCGTCTACTACGACAACCTGCTGTCCCGGCGGCGGCGCGACCCGCAGGAGGACATCGTCAGCGCCCTCGCCCACGGCACCGTCGACGGTGCGCCCCTGACGGACGAGGAGGTCCTGCTCAACTGCAACGGGCTCATCTCCGGTGGCAACGAGACCACCCGCCACGCCACCATCGGCGGGCTGCTGGCCTTCCTCCGGGCACCCGACCAGTGGGCCCGGCTGCGCGCCGAGCCCGAGCTGCTGCCGTCCGCCGTCCAGGAGATCCTGCGCTTCACCAGCCCCGCACTGCATGTGCTGCGCACCGCGCGGCGCGAGGTGGACCTCGGCGGCCACCGGATCCGGCCCGGCGACCAGGTGGCGGTGTGGCTGCCCGCGGCCAACCGTGACGAGGCCGTGTTCGCCGATCCCGACCGCTTCGACATCGCCCGTGGCCCCAACCGCCACCTCACCTTCGCCACCGGTACGCACTTCTGCCTCGGCTCCGCGCTCGCCACCAGCGAACTGACCATCTTCTTCGAGGAGTTCCTGGCGCGGGTGGGCCAGGTCGCGCCGCGCGGCGCGCCGCGGCGCATGCGGTCCAACCTCATCTGGGGCTTCACCTCGCTGCCCGTCACCCTCACCCGCCGCGCGACCCCGTCGCGCTGA
- a CDS encoding TauD/TfdA family dioxygenase produces the protein MTTVNLSARDRRETGALAAELAATAPGLIDDPHWVAEARRMSCRLPLRLREATRLYRHDPGRDGVLIVRNLPADEAELPLTPTVPESVERTATVPAAVAVMVTLQIGEIAAYRDEKSGALVQNVVPVPGREGSQSNAGSTPLELHVENAFHPHCPDYVGLLCLRNDEPLNAGTMVSSIRTALELLSPGTLRVLREERFTTAPPPSFRGGGPGPAHAVLRGDPDDPDVKVDFHATTANDDEAKVALEALRGAFLDGARTLVLRPGEMAVVDNRIAIHGRTAYQPKYDGYDRWLQRTFIHLDHRRTRAHRAGNGNVLF, from the coding sequence ATGACCACTGTGAACCTGTCCGCCCGGGACCGCCGGGAGACGGGCGCCCTGGCGGCCGAACTGGCCGCCACCGCTCCCGGCCTCATCGACGATCCGCACTGGGTGGCCGAAGCCCGAAGAATGTCCTGCCGTCTTCCGCTGCGGCTGCGGGAGGCCACCCGCCTCTATCGCCACGACCCCGGCCGCGACGGCGTTCTGATCGTGCGCAACCTGCCGGCGGACGAAGCGGAGCTGCCCCTGACTCCCACCGTGCCCGAGTCGGTGGAGCGCACCGCCACCGTGCCCGCTGCCGTCGCCGTGATGGTCACCCTGCAGATCGGCGAGATAGCGGCGTACCGGGACGAGAAGTCCGGTGCACTCGTCCAGAACGTGGTGCCCGTGCCCGGCCGCGAGGGGTCGCAGAGCAACGCCGGCTCCACCCCGCTGGAGCTGCACGTGGAGAACGCGTTCCATCCGCACTGCCCCGACTACGTCGGCCTGCTCTGTCTGCGCAACGACGAGCCCCTGAACGCGGGCACGATGGTGTCGTCGATCCGCACCGCCCTGGAGCTGCTGAGCCCCGGGACGCTGCGCGTCCTGCGGGAGGAGCGCTTCACCACCGCCCCGCCGCCCTCCTTCCGCGGCGGCGGCCCCGGCCCCGCGCACGCGGTGCTCAGGGGAGACCCGGACGATCCCGACGTGAAGGTGGACTTCCACGCGACGACCGCCAATGACGACGAGGCGAAGGTGGCGTTGGAGGCCCTGCGGGGCGCGTTCCTCGACGGCGCGCGGACGCTGGTCCTGCGGCCGGGCGAGATGGCCGTGGTGGACAACCGCATCGCCATCCACGGGCGCACCGCGTACCAGCCCAAGTACGACGGCTACGACCGGTGGCTGCAGCGCACCTTCATCCATCTGGACCACCGCCGTACCCGGGCCCACCGGGCCGGCAACGGAAACGTCCTGTTCTGA